In the genome of Hyphobacterium sp. CCMP332, one region contains:
- a CDS encoding c-type cytochrome — MEKIELGRLLFYDPILSGNNQVSCASCHIQSKAFTDGDALTRKGVSGEALLRHTPALINLAWMPGLFWEGGAKNIESLALGPIGHPDEMNQDIVELVKELNEDSEYPLLFQNAFGPGDIELTQVLKVLAQFQRTLISGDSRYDKYIRNEEDITLSVQELNGLTLYEEHCSSCHSGFLFTDNSFHNNGIDSSWNDISNEYIFTGRYRITFDSADLGKFKTPTLRNVALTAPYMHDGRFESLEEVLKHYSAQVKNSPSLDEHFKNEDGSYGIPLSEEEKSDIIAFLNSLTDEEFISNQRFSSPK; from the coding sequence ATGGAAAAAATTGAACTGGGAAGACTGCTGTTTTACGACCCTATACTCTCTGGTAATAATCAGGTTTCCTGCGCCTCTTGTCATATTCAAAGTAAGGCATTTACTGATGGCGATGCCCTGACCAGAAAAGGAGTCAGTGGTGAAGCCTTATTGCGTCATACGCCTGCTTTAATAAATCTGGCATGGATGCCCGGACTGTTTTGGGAAGGGGGAGCAAAAAATATTGAGTCATTGGCTTTAGGACCTATAGGTCATCCCGATGAAATGAATCAGGACATTGTTGAACTGGTAAAAGAGTTAAATGAAGATTCGGAATATCCGCTGCTTTTTCAAAATGCCTTCGGACCGGGCGATATAGAGCTCACACAGGTTTTGAAAGTCCTGGCGCAATTTCAAAGAACTCTAATTTCGGGAGATTCCAGATACGATAAATATATTCGAAATGAAGAAGATATCACTTTATCCGTGCAGGAGCTTAATGGGTTGACATTGTACGAGGAGCATTGCAGTAGCTGCCATTCGGGATTTTTATTTACCGATAATAGCTTTCATAATAATGGCATTGATAGTTCCTGGAATGATATTTCAAATGAATATATTTTTACCGGCAGATACCGGATCACTTTTGATTCCGCTGATCTGGGTAAGTTTAAAACACCAACACTTAGGAATGTAGCTCTTACAGCACCCTATATGCACGATGGAAGGTTTGAAAGCCTTGAAGAGGTTCTCAAGCACTACAGTGCTCAGGTAAAAAACTCGCCAAGCCTCGACGAACATTTTAAGAATGAGGACGGGTCGTATGGAATACCCCTTTCCGAGGAAGAAAAGAGCGATATTATTGCTTTTCTAAACAGCCTGACGGATGAGGAGTTTATAAGCAATCAAAGATTTTC
- the mdh gene encoding malate dehydrogenase, translated as MKVTVVGAGNVGATCADVLAYREIANEIVIVDIKEGLAEGKALDIWQKSPINAYDSHTTGSTNDYSKTAGSEVIVITSGLPRKPGMTRDDLISTNAGIVKMVTENVIKYSPGAIIIVVSNPLDVMTYQAHLTSKEPRTRVMGMAGILDTARYRAFLAEAIKVSPKDIQAMILGGHGDTMVPLPRYTTVGGIPVTELIDSKKLNEIVERTKFGGGELVKLMGTSAWYAPGSAAAQMVEAIVKDQRRVFPVCAQLNGEYGIKNCYLGVPVILGKNGIEKIIELDLNKEETALLHESRDHVFEVMSVLDKMK; from the coding sequence ATGAAAGTAACAGTAGTAGGGGCCGGAAATGTTGGAGCCACTTGCGCCGACGTATTGGCGTATAGAGAAATTGCCAATGAAATTGTAATTGTTGATATAAAAGAAGGTTTGGCCGAAGGAAAAGCGTTAGATATTTGGCAGAAATCTCCTATCAATGCATATGATAGCCATACTACGGGATCAACGAATGATTATTCCAAAACGGCTGGTTCAGAAGTAATTGTGATCACATCAGGATTGCCGAGAAAACCCGGAATGACAAGAGATGATTTAATTTCTACAAATGCAGGAATTGTGAAAATGGTAACAGAAAATGTTATCAAATATTCACCGGGCGCAATTATAATAGTGGTTTCAAATCCTTTGGATGTAATGACATATCAGGCGCATTTAACTTCAAAAGAGCCAAGAACCCGTGTGATGGGAATGGCCGGAATACTTGATACAGCCAGGTACAGAGCATTTTTAGCCGAAGCCATCAAAGTTTCTCCTAAGGATATTCAGGCGATGATACTGGGTGGACATGGCGATACTATGGTTCCGCTTCCGAGATACACGACTGTTGGAGGTATACCAGTAACAGAATTGATTGATTCAAAGAAGCTCAATGAAATCGTCGAGAGAACAAAATTCGGTGGTGGTGAGTTAGTTAAATTAATGGGAACTTCAGCATGGTATGCTCCGGGTTCGGCTGCTGCTCAAATGGTCGAGGCCATTGTAAAAGATCAGAGAAGAGTATTTCCGGTTTGTGCTCAATTAAATGGCGAATACGGTATCAAAAATTGCTATCTGGGTGTTCCTGTGATTCTTGGTAAAAATGGTATTGAGAAAATTATTGAATTAGATCTCAATAAAGAGGAAACAGCATTGCTTCATGAATCGAGAGATCACGTTTTTGAAGTGATGTCAGTTCTGGATAAAATGAAATAG
- a CDS encoding cytochrome-c peroxidase, giving the protein MKNEWIYISIIFIGSAVFSCNNDDEGTAPPINNPAPEGKDWVYQPTEVELEIPAYFPEIANNKIIEEKFQLGRHLFYENRLSRNNTISCGSCHHQNKAFTDGRQFSLGLNAEPTPRNAMSVVNMLWEDLFFWDARAKTLEEQALMPIQDHIEMDLTLAEAVDRLDKLELYDSLFFHAYGDTLITPERIAIAISEFEKGIISKDSKFDKFKRGEESLTSEEQLGSKLFSTHPGPKWNQDFQLYIFERGGNCGDCHTSVNFNKFVGAQGMQNNGLESDDTRVDDGYFKVTNNPNDKGKFKTPSLRNVELTAPYMHDGRFNTLEEVLEHYNEHVQVSNTLSTLMYVNNDPDQQGIISPDGKTIQLGLTESEKSAIIAFLKTLTDNELINDPRFTNPFLEE; this is encoded by the coding sequence ATGAAAAATGAATGGATCTACATATCGATTATTTTTATCGGATCAGCGGTTTTCTCCTGTAATAATGACGATGAGGGAACTGCTCCACCGATAAATAACCCTGCGCCAGAAGGGAAAGACTGGGTATATCAACCCACAGAAGTAGAACTGGAAATACCTGCATATTTTCCTGAAATAGCGAACAATAAAATTATTGAAGAAAAATTTCAATTGGGTCGTCATCTCTTTTACGAGAATCGACTTTCCAGAAATAATACAATATCATGCGGCTCATGTCATCATCAGAATAAAGCATTTACAGACGGAAGGCAATTCAGCCTGGGTCTAAATGCCGAACCTACCCCAAGAAATGCCATGTCTGTGGTAAATATGCTTTGGGAGGATTTATTTTTCTGGGACGCCCGTGCAAAAACTTTGGAGGAACAAGCTTTAATGCCAATTCAGGATCATATAGAAATGGATTTAACTTTGGCAGAAGCCGTTGACAGACTTGATAAGCTTGAATTGTACGATAGTTTATTTTTTCACGCTTATGGCGACACTTTGATTACACCTGAAAGAATTGCTATTGCAATCAGTGAATTTGAAAAGGGGATCATTTCAAAAGATTCCAAATTCGATAAATTTAAAAGGGGGGAAGAAAGTCTGACTTCAGAGGAACAATTAGGTTCAAAATTATTTTCTACGCATCCCGGCCCAAAATGGAACCAGGATTTTCAATTGTATATTTTTGAAAGAGGCGGAAATTGCGGCGATTGTCATACCAGTGTTAATTTCAACAAATTTGTAGGTGCACAGGGTATGCAAAATAATGGATTGGAATCTGATGATACACGTGTAGATGATGGTTATTTCAAGGTAACAAATAATCCTAATGATAAAGGAAAATTTAAAACTCCCTCCTTGCGTAATGTAGAATTAACTGCTCCATACATGCACGATGGAAGGTTTAATACTTTGGAAGAGGTATTGGAACATTACAACGAACATGTTCAGGTTAGTAACACGCTTAGTACACTCATGTATGTAAATAATGACCCGGATCAGCAGGGAATTATCAGCCCCGATGGGAAAACCATTCAATTGGGTCTTACGGAAAGTGAAAAGTCAGCAATTATTGCTTTTCTAAAAACACTTACTGATAATGAATTAATCAATGATCCACGGTTTACAAATCCATTTTTAGAAGAATGA